In Tenrec ecaudatus isolate mTenEca1 chromosome 4, mTenEca1.hap1, whole genome shotgun sequence, a single window of DNA contains:
- the LOC142446863 gene encoding olfactory receptor 52M1-like gives MLPFNTSRPSSMTFLLLGIPGLEHLHVWVGIPFCSMYVVAVAGNVTILAVVRAERSLHEPMFLFLCMLSLTDLVLSTSTLPRMLCLFWFGAHEIAFDACLTQMFFIHSFTAMESGFFLAMAIDRYVAICDPLRHATVLTHTRIAKMGAAVVLRGVAFFSPHPILLRRLPYCRTRIIAHTYCEFMAVVKLACVDTGATKRYSLSVASVIGCCDGFFIAVSYVLILRAVFGLPSREASLKALGTCGSHVCVILVFYTTAVFTFLTHRFGHNVAPQIHIFIANMYLLVPPFLNPIVYGIRTKKIRDRVLSSLRVKVA, from the coding sequence atgcttcCTTTTAATACTTCCCGTCCCTCTTCTATGACGTTTTTGCTGTTGGGCATCCCAGGACTAGAGCACCTCCATGTGTGGGTTGGGATCCCCTTCTGCTCCATGTACGTGGTAGCCGTGGCGGGGAACGTGACCATCCTGGCAGTAGTGAGAGCAGAGCGAAGTCTCCACGAGCCAATGTTCCTCTTTCTGTGCATGCTGTCGCTGACAGACCTGGTCCTCTCTACATCGACGCTTCCCCGCATGCTTTGTCTCTTCTGGTTTGGAGCCCATGAAATTGCCTTCGATGCCTGCCTGACCCAGATGTTCTTCATCCATAGCTTCACCGCCATGGAATCGGGCTTCTTCCTGGCCATGGCCATTGACCGTTATGTGGCCATCTGTGATCCGCTGCGCCATGCCACCGTTCTCACCCACACTCGCATCGCCAAAATGGGAGCTGCTGTGGTCCTCCGGGGAGTGGCTTTCTTCTCGCCACATCCCATTCTGCTGAGGCGGCTGCCCTACTGCAGAACTCGAATCATTGCCCACACTTACTGCGAGTTCATGGCTGTGGTCAAGCTGGCATGTGTGGACACAGGGGCTACCAAGCGCTACAGCCTCAGTGTGGCCTCCGTCATTGGTTGCTGTGATGGTTTTTTTATCGCTGTGTCgtatgtcctcattctccgtgcagTCTTTGGGCTCCCATCACGGGAAGCCAGCCTGAAAGCCCTGGGCACATGCGGCTCTCACGTCTGCGTCATCCTTGTCTTCTACACTACAGCCGTCTTTACCTTCCTCACCCATCGCTTTGGCCACAACGTGGCTCCCCAAATTCATATCTTCATTGCCAATATGTATCTTTTGGTGCCCCCCTTTTTGAATCCTATTGTGTATGGGATTAGGACCAAGAAAATTCGAGACCGTGTACTTAGTTCCCTAAGGGTAAAAGTTGCCTGA
- the LOC142446864 gene encoding olfactory receptor 52K1-like — protein MTSCNNSIPQPLIFILAGIPGLESSHGWFSVPFFLVFIITIIGNVTILYIIGEEKSLHEPMFLLLAMLSVIDLSLVSVTVPRMLAIFWMDAKEININSCLTQMFFIPSFYVMESGILLAMAFDRFVAIWNPLRYTTILDNNMLVKMALAVLARAVAVLTPAPILTKRLDSFQTYVIAYSYCAYMAVVKIACGDISNHIIYGIMVIVPSVGFDLFFIILSYGMILGAVFRIPSWEARGKALSTCGSHLCIIALFYCPVVFSVLAQICGYHMAPHLQIIIDNLYFLVPPMVNPLIYGARTKQMRERVLRFFHCHKD, from the coding sequence ATGACCTCATGCAACAACTCAATTCCCCAGCCTTTAATTTTTATTCTTGCTGGAATTCCTGGTCTGGAATCTTCCCATGGCTGGTTCTCTGTGCCTTTTTTCTTGGTGTTCATTATTACAATCATTGGTAATGTCACCATTTTATATATCatcggggaggagaagagtctTCATGAGCCCATGTTTCTCCTCCTGGCAATGTTATCAGTGATTGACTTGTCCCTGGTCAGTGTCACAGTGCCCCGCATGCTAGCTATCTTCTGGATGGACGCCAAGGAAATCAACATTAATTCCTGCCTCACCCAGATGTTTTtcattccttctttttatgtCATGGAGTCTGGGATTCTCTTGGCCATGGCTTTTGACAGATTCGTGGCTATCTGGAACCCTCTGAGATACACAACAATCCTTGATAACAACATGCTTGTAAAGATGGCACTGGCTGTTCTGGCAAGGGCAGTGGCAGTGCTGACTCCAGCACCCATCTTGACAAAAAGACTGGACAGCTTCCAAACCTATGTTATTGCGTACTCCTACTGTGCTTACATGGCTGTGGTAAAAATAGCCTGTGGAGACATTTCTAATCACATCATCTATGGCATCATGGTTATTGTACCATCAGTGGGATTTGACCTCTTCTTTATCATTCTTTCCTATGGGATGATCCTTGGGGCTGTCTTTCGAATACCATCTTGGGAGGCACGGGGCAAAGCTCTCAGCACATGTGGCTCTCATCTCTGCATCATTGCTCTCTTTTATTGTCCTGTTGTCTTCTCTGTCCTGGCACAGATCTGTGGCTACCACATGGCTCCTCATCTGCAAATCATCATTGACAACCTATACTTTCTGGTGCCTCCCATGGTCAATCCCTTAATTTATGGGGCTCGAACTAAACAGATGAGGGAAAGAGTGCTGCGGTTCTTCCACTGCCATAAAGACTGA
- the LOC142445894 gene encoding olfactory receptor 52A1-like — protein MGFSNTSYLNPRTVILIGIPGLEHVQFWIGFPFFAVCLLALVGNTFLLIIIPTERTLHQPMYIFLAVLAATDLGLCISIAPKMLVIFWFASCSMAFDACLTQLFFIHALQGMESGILLAMAFDRYVAICDPLRHTSILTPSVLVKMVVVVAIRATILVGILPILLKRLQLFQSVVIVHSYCEHMAVVKLAAEDVRVNKSYGLFVAFAILGFDMMLVFLSYILIFRAVFRLPQREARLKAFNTCTAHIVVFLEFYILAFFSFFSHRFGHVSPYVHILLSTIYLLVPPALNPIVYGVKTKEIRRRVAQIFIFNTQH, from the coding sequence ATGGGATTCAGCAACACATCCTATCTGAATCCCAGGACAGTGATCCTGATTGGCATCCCTGGATTAGAGCACGTGCAATTTTGGATTGGATTTCCCTTCTTTGCTGTGTGCTTGTTGGCTCTGGTTGGTAATACCTTCTTACTAATCATCATCCCAACAGAACGCACCCTGCATCAACCCATGTACATCTTCCTGGCGGTACTGGCAGCCACTGATCTAGGGCTCTGTATATCCATTGCTCCAAAGATGTTGGTTATTTTCTGGTTTGCCTCTTGCTCCATGGCATTTGATGCCTGCCTTACCCAACTCTTCTTTATCCATGCCTTGCAGGGTATGGAATCTGGCATTCTTCTGGCCATGGCCTTTGACCGCTATGTTGCCATCTGTGATCCATTGAGGCACACATCCATTTTAACACCTTCTGTTTTAGttaagatggtggtggtggtagcaatCCGGGCAACAATACTTGTTGGCATTTTACCTATTCTACTAAAAAGATTGCAACTTTTCCAATCTGTGGTAATTGTTCATTCTTATTGTGAGCATATGGCTGTGGTCAAACTGGCTGCTGAAGACGTCCGTGTCAACAAATCATATGGGCTTTTTGTGGCATTTGCAATTCTAGGTTTTGACATGATGTTGGTTTTCCTCTCTTACATTCTGATTTTCCGAGCTGTTTTTCGCCTTCCCCAGAGGGAAGCACGACTCAAAGCATTCAACACTTGTACTGCTCATATTGTTGTATTTCTTGAGTTTTATATCcttgcttttttttccttctttagcCATCGTTTCGGCCATGTGTCACCCTATGTCCACATTCTCTTGTCTACCATCTATCTACTTGTGCCCCCAGCTCTTAACCCCATTGTCTATGGGGTAAAGACCAAGGAGATCCGTAGGCGGGTAGctcagatttttatttttaatacccAACACTGA